A part of Candidatus Electrothrix aestuarii genomic DNA contains:
- a CDS encoding PAS domain S-box protein produces MIIHRCEKVKLRSHVMLLWTCLTCILLATIYFVFTLLIYRHYQAQARDRIERGIATLEQRLKGEGDDLSQGFPAELITPELLDHIAHEQGCDIYFQADTALQVRSLTKGGQRLLFEQYAQEDLPVFSIGTEPWQARQVGDKNNIVYGARLPLKGQGHAVLLFAQSLDFVHQGIAVLGEALALVFFIVFLLFFPVAAFFVRSSVTRPVEQLIAAMNSFDAEEQPFLDEDVSTVEFSSLAFAFNRMVRVLRHHYQQVDVLSTAVEQSPIAIVITDLEGRIEYVNSRMEQLTGYSAEELKGRPTSIFQSGYTSHEKYDELWNTVTSGKIWKEELLNKKKDGSLSWEFVVVAPIFAEDATIIKFVATKEDITERKQSQELLRRYEQIISATVDLMAFLDRDLIFCAVNKAYLDAFQKTREEIVGHSVAALYGRDFFHQVMKEKLDRCLAGETVHYQTWYNFSPTRRCCLHVSCYPFYTVENEISGIVMSSHDITGLKINQELLRESEQRYRQTFETNMAVKLIIDPTDGSIIEANQAAASYYGYTVEELVALRITDINQLTHEEILAEMDRAKEIERLYFNFRHKLASGEVRDVEVYSGPLQSGDRTLLYSIIHDITDRKQAEEKLLQSNERLEMIVQGANLGTWDWNITTDQIVFNDRWAEILGYDPDELPGDVSTWIEHLHPDDKEQTLQALDDLFTGRTSLLMSEQRLRNKAGEWVWILGAGKVFERGPQGEAIRAVGIQLDINARKQAEQQLITAKEQAESANRAKSVFWANITHELRTPLNAVLGYAQLLSAESSLTPKQLNNVQIIKSSGEYLLMLINDILDLSKIEAEKVELVSRVFRLPDFFSGIVDIFKAEADVKEVSLRYREDPQQPLFIQTDELRLRQVILNLLSNAVKFTSNGGHCSLQTEVTRQADAEAFLTVIVEDDGLGILPEMQEKIFEPFRQSGERLQYSEGSGLGLAISRRLVRLMGGDLQVLSPLYQDHQPGQGAGSRFFFTIPIEIIEQGKVPQETQHVITGYTVLEGERPKKILLLSTSSSNQIILENILTPLGFQVNEVVGKEALVEAGEKERADIILAVLPVIECEEMALLQQIKEQKSLQELPVIMLADASIFSALEEKQLEHLFIDRVVKPFSSFDLLSVLARHLGISLLYDNGEGPEVAPQIIPPPAEELSVLLMKVQQGDVAGMNQQISSLFSLEAGKYAEFARRVERLAEDFQLNMIADLIKRYGSSQ; encoded by the coding sequence TTGATTATTCACCGATGTGAAAAAGTGAAGTTACGCAGTCATGTTATGCTGTTGTGGACATGTCTGACCTGTATTCTTCTGGCGACAATTTATTTTGTTTTTACCCTGCTTATCTATCGGCATTATCAGGCGCAGGCCCGTGACCGTATAGAACGGGGAATTGCCACCCTTGAGCAAAGGCTGAAGGGGGAGGGGGATGATTTATCCCAGGGCTTTCCAGCTGAGCTGATCACGCCTGAGCTTTTGGATCATATTGCCCATGAACAGGGTTGTGATATTTATTTCCAGGCAGATACTGCGTTGCAGGTTCGCAGTCTGACCAAGGGAGGGCAGCGGCTCCTTTTTGAACAATATGCCCAGGAAGATTTGCCGGTATTTTCTATAGGGACAGAACCTTGGCAGGCACGTCAGGTCGGCGATAAAAACAATATTGTTTACGGAGCACGACTCCCCTTAAAGGGGCAGGGGCATGCGGTATTGCTCTTTGCCCAGTCGCTGGATTTTGTCCATCAGGGCATAGCTGTCCTTGGCGAAGCCTTGGCTCTGGTCTTTTTTATAGTTTTTTTACTCTTCTTCCCTGTGGCAGCTTTTTTTGTTCGTTCATCAGTGACCCGACCAGTGGAACAGCTTATTGCTGCTATGAACTCCTTTGATGCAGAAGAGCAGCCTTTTTTGGATGAAGACGTGAGTACGGTGGAGTTTTCTTCCTTGGCCTTTGCCTTCAATCGTATGGTCCGGGTGTTGCGGCATCATTATCAACAGGTGGATGTTCTGTCCACAGCTGTTGAGCAGAGCCCTATCGCCATCGTGATTACAGACCTGGAAGGCAGGATTGAATATGTAAACTCCAGGATGGAGCAACTGACCGGATACTCGGCAGAAGAACTGAAGGGGAGACCTACCAGTATCTTCCAGTCAGGATACACCTCGCATGAAAAGTATGATGAACTCTGGAATACCGTCACCAGCGGTAAGATTTGGAAGGAAGAGCTGCTGAATAAGAAAAAAGACGGCTCCTTGTCCTGGGAGTTTGTGGTTGTAGCCCCTATCTTTGCTGAGGATGCAACGATTATCAAGTTTGTTGCCACAAAGGAGGATATCACAGAGAGGAAGCAGTCGCAGGAGCTTCTGCGTCGATACGAACAGATCATTTCCGCCACAGTTGATCTGATGGCCTTTCTTGATCGAGACCTTATTTTCTGTGCAGTAAATAAGGCCTATTTGGATGCCTTCCAAAAGACTCGGGAGGAGATCGTAGGGCATTCAGTAGCAGCACTTTATGGAAGGGATTTTTTTCATCAGGTGATGAAGGAAAAGTTGGATCGCTGCTTGGCTGGTGAAACAGTCCATTATCAGACCTGGTATAATTTTTCTCCTACCAGACGTTGCTGCCTCCATGTTTCCTGCTATCCCTTTTACACGGTTGAGAATGAAATTTCCGGCATCGTGATGAGCTCACACGATATTACCGGCCTGAAGATCAACCAGGAACTCCTACGGGAGAGTGAACAACGCTACCGCCAGACTTTTGAAACAAATATGGCGGTGAAATTGATTATCGATCCTACAGATGGTAGTATTATTGAAGCCAACCAGGCTGCAGCCTCCTATTATGGGTATACGGTGGAAGAGCTGGTTGCCCTGCGGATCACTGATATTAATCAGTTGACCCATGAAGAGATACTGGCGGAGATGGACAGGGCCAAGGAGATAGAGCGGCTCTATTTTAATTTCCGCCATAAATTGGCATCAGGAGAGGTACGGGATGTGGAAGTCTATTCCGGCCCTCTGCAAAGTGGCGATCGGACTTTATTGTATTCTATCATCCATGATATTACTGACCGTAAGCAGGCCGAAGAGAAATTATTACAAAGCAATGAGCGACTGGAGATGATCGTTCAAGGGGCTAATCTCGGTACTTGGGATTGGAATATAACCACGGACCAGATTGTTTTTAATGATCGCTGGGCGGAAATTCTCGGATATGATCCAGACGAATTACCAGGAGATGTCTCAACCTGGATAGAGCACCTGCATCCAGACGATAAAGAGCAGACCTTGCAAGCCCTGGATGATCTGTTTACTGGACGTACTTCATTATTGATGTCAGAGCAGCGTCTGCGGAATAAGGCCGGTGAGTGGGTATGGATTTTGGGAGCAGGCAAGGTTTTTGAACGCGGTCCCCAGGGTGAAGCGATACGGGCTGTGGGTATTCAGCTGGATATTAATGCCCGAAAACAGGCAGAGCAGCAGCTTATTACGGCAAAGGAACAGGCCGAATCCGCGAATCGGGCAAAATCTGTTTTTTGGGCTAATATCACACATGAATTACGTACTCCGCTCAATGCTGTGCTTGGCTATGCACAGCTGCTCAGTGCTGAGAGTAGTTTGACGCCCAAGCAGTTGAATAATGTGCAAATTATCAAGAGCTCCGGTGAGTATCTTTTGATGTTGATTAATGATATCCTTGACCTCTCAAAAATTGAGGCGGAGAAGGTTGAGCTGGTCTCCCGAGTATTCAGATTACCAGATTTTTTTTCCGGGATAGTGGATATTTTCAAGGCCGAGGCTGATGTTAAGGAGGTTTCCCTGCGTTACAGGGAAGATCCGCAACAACCACTGTTTATCCAAACAGATGAGTTGCGGTTACGTCAGGTTATTCTGAATTTACTTTCCAATGCCGTAAAATTTACATCCAACGGTGGGCATTGCTCCTTGCAGACAGAGGTGACTAGGCAAGCAGATGCAGAGGCCTTTTTGACGGTAATAGTAGAAGATGATGGGCTCGGCATTTTACCGGAAATGCAGGAGAAAATTTTTGAGCCCTTTAGGCAAAGCGGAGAGCGCCTGCAATATTCCGAGGGCTCTGGGCTTGGTCTTGCTATCAGTCGGAGATTAGTTCGCCTCATGGGTGGCGATCTTCAGGTCTTGAGTCCTCTCTATCAGGACCATCAGCCAGGACAAGGGGCAGGAAGTCGTTTTTTCTTTACGATTCCGATAGAGATTATAGAGCAGGGAAAGGTACCTCAGGAAACCCAGCATGTCATTACCGGCTACACGGTCCTTGAGGGAGAGAGGCCGAAAAAGATCTTATTGCTCTCAACCAGTTCCTCCAACCAGATCATCCTGGAGAATATCCTTACCCCCTTGGGGTTCCAGGTAAATGAAGTGGTTGGGAAAGAGGCCCTGGTAGAAGCAGGGGAAAAGGAACGGGCTGATATTATTTTGGCTGTGCTGCCCGTAATAGAATGTGAAGAGATGGCTCTCCTGCAGCAGATAAAAGAACAGAAAAGTTTGCAGGAATTACCGGTAATTATGCTTGCGGATGCCTCAATTTTTTCCGCTTTAGAAGAAAAGCAGTTGGAACATCTCTTCATAGATCGGGTGGTGAAGCCCTTTTCCAGTTTTGATCTTCTTTCTGTTCTTGCAAGGCATCTAGGAATCAGCCTCCTCTATGATAATGGAGAGGGGCCTGAGGTAGCACCACAGATTATTCCTCCACCAGCTGAAGAGCTGAGTGTCTTGCTGATGAAGGTCCAGCAGGGAGATGTAGCCGGGATGAATCAACAGATTTCCTCCTTGTTTTCCTTAGAAGCAGGAAAATATGCGGAGTTTGCCAGGCGGGTGGAGCGACTGGCAGAAGATTTTCAACTGAATATGATCGCCGATTTGATAAAACGATACGGAAGTTCTCAATGA
- a CDS encoding response regulator, protein MNQQKKDIILIVDDQPINLKILLSFLQEQDFELRVLQSGVQALALLQETIPDIILLDVMMPELDGFETCRRIKADERLVDIPVIFMTALDTVEDKVTGFKAGGVDYITKPFQQTEVLIRINTHINLRKKALKLKETQEELLLQKNKLEALINSIPDPIYIKDVENKYIGCNRAFEEVAGKPEEDLIGKGDHAVLSQGVAAAFQEKDQEMLTSREARRTEELIIAPNGAPLFFDIRKTPYIGPDGNLLGLIGICRNINALKMAQQEAEEERERLSVTLQSIGDGVITTDVHGEIVFINRAAEQLIGWENIDAVGKSSEEIFRIFDEKTGKKSSSPVERILRAGKRLALSRDAVLECKSGEKISIADSGAPIRDRNNQVVGVVIIFRDITQEKKMEQERVKIRKLESVGVLAGGIAHDFNNLLSAILGNIELASTGITGDSKISALLADAQKATERATKLTYQLLTFSKGGEPIKEKTSLPDLVSESANFVLHGSLVSCEFSFAEDLWMIHADSGQISQVIQNIILNAKDAMPNGGRIIVKCTNVKDLASGLLLRRPKGNFVQITIRDTGAGIPSDIMDSIFDPYFTTKKEGNGLGLAICHSIIKKHGGHITVHSEPQQGTIFSIYLPAFPLTDNAATEPQAQEVAVSSTKIMVMDDDLMLRTLAQSQLSALGHDAVLVKDGAEAITTYQEMQDSERPVDLVILDLTIPGGMGGKETAQKLLQVDPEAKLIVASGYSNDPVMAGYKEYGFRAAVAKPFTLKELRKAIAAAL, encoded by the coding sequence ATGAATCAACAGAAAAAAGATATCATTCTGATCGTCGACGATCAGCCTATTAATCTCAAAATTCTGCTTTCTTTTTTGCAAGAACAGGATTTCGAACTCCGTGTGTTGCAGAGTGGTGTCCAGGCCCTTGCGCTCTTGCAGGAGACAATCCCTGATATCATCCTGCTGGATGTGATGATGCCGGAATTGGATGGTTTTGAGACCTGCCGCAGGATTAAGGCCGATGAGCGCCTTGTCGATATTCCGGTGATCTTTATGACCGCCCTTGATACGGTGGAAGATAAGGTGACCGGGTTTAAGGCTGGTGGCGTGGATTATATCACCAAACCCTTTCAGCAGACTGAGGTGCTCATTCGTATCAACACCCATATTAATTTGCGGAAAAAAGCACTGAAGCTGAAAGAAACACAGGAGGAACTCCTCCTCCAAAAGAATAAGCTTGAGGCCCTGATCAATTCCATCCCTGACCCTATCTATATTAAAGATGTAGAGAATAAATATATCGGTTGCAACCGAGCCTTTGAAGAGGTTGCCGGAAAACCGGAAGAAGATCTTATCGGCAAAGGAGATCATGCTGTCTTGTCCCAGGGGGTTGCTGCGGCCTTCCAGGAAAAGGACCAGGAAATGCTCACCAGTCGTGAGGCAAGGCGGACCGAGGAGTTGATTATTGCTCCGAATGGGGCGCCGTTGTTTTTTGATATTCGGAAGACCCCGTATATCGGTCCAGATGGAAATTTGCTGGGATTGATAGGGATATGTCGTAATATTAATGCATTAAAAATGGCGCAGCAGGAGGCTGAGGAGGAAAGGGAGCGGCTCAGTGTGACCTTGCAGTCCATCGGTGATGGGGTTATTACCACCGATGTGCATGGAGAAATTGTTTTTATCAACAGAGCTGCCGAGCAGTTGATAGGCTGGGAAAATATTGATGCGGTTGGAAAATCCTCTGAAGAAATTTTCAGGATTTTTGATGAAAAGACCGGTAAGAAGTCTTCCAGCCCGGTTGAAAGGATTCTTCGGGCCGGTAAGCGTTTAGCGCTCTCCCGTGATGCTGTTTTGGAATGCAAGAGTGGAGAGAAAATCAGTATTGCAGATAGCGGTGCGCCGATACGGGATAGGAATAATCAGGTTGTAGGGGTAGTGATTATTTTCCGGGATATCACCCAGGAAAAGAAGATGGAGCAGGAGCGAGTCAAGATTCGAAAACTGGAATCTGTCGGGGTGCTCGCAGGGGGTATAGCTCATGATTTTAATAACCTGCTTTCTGCTATTCTCGGTAATATCGAGCTGGCCTCCACAGGAATCACCGGGGACAGCAAGATATCTGCTCTGCTTGCCGATGCTCAAAAGGCCACTGAACGGGCAACCAAGTTAACCTATCAGCTCCTGACTTTTTCAAAAGGCGGTGAGCCGATCAAGGAAAAGACCTCTCTCCCTGATTTGGTGAGTGAATCAGCGAATTTTGTCCTTCATGGCTCTCTGGTCTCCTGCGAATTTTCCTTTGCCGAGGATCTGTGGATGATTCACGCAGACAGCGGGCAGATCAGCCAGGTCATTCAGAATATTATTCTCAATGCCAAAGATGCCATGCCTAACGGTGGCCGGATTATCGTGAAATGCACGAACGTCAAAGATCTCGCCTCTGGCTTGTTATTACGTCGACCTAAGGGGAATTTTGTCCAGATTACTATTCGGGATACCGGGGCGGGGATACCAAGTGACATTATGGACAGTATCTTTGACCCCTATTTTACCACCAAGAAAGAGGGGAATGGGCTGGGGTTGGCTATCTGTCACTCGATTATAAAAAAACACGGGGGCCATATTACGGTCCATTCGGAACCGCAACAGGGGACAATTTTTTCCATTTACCTCCCTGCATTTCCTCTTACTGACAATGCAGCTACCGAGCCGCAGGCCCAGGAGGTTGCTGTCTCCTCAACCAAGATTATGGTTATGGATGATGACCTCATGCTGCGGACTTTAGCTCAGTCGCAGTTGAGCGCCTTGGGGCATGATGCGGTCCTGGTGAAGGACGGAGCTGAGGCTATTACGACCTATCAGGAAATGCAGGACAGTGAACGACCGGTTGATCTCGTTATTCTGGATTTGACGATTCCCGGGGGCATGGGAGGAAAAGAGACCGCGCAAAAACTCCTTCAGGTTGACCCGGAGGCCAAATTGATTGTTGCTAGCGGTTATTCCAATGATCCGGTGATGGCGGGGTATAAAGAGTACGGTTTTCGGGCCGCTGTTGCGAAGCCGTTCACCTTAAAGGAGTTGCGCAAGGCTATTGCAGCAGCCCTGTAA
- a CDS encoding LysR family transcriptional regulator produces MAITLRQFQIFIAVAETKQVTRASKKLFLTQSAVSMALAELENQLGGPLFDRHGRSLLLNDRGRYLLPMAKNITNQVRNIEALLSEQKETIAGSLEIIASSTIGNYVLPYPIALFMRMHPEAHINMMVDNTKQAERLVAQGVMDLGFVEGGITDEAVRLTPWFEDELRIIVSSSHPLADQKRFVLPDDLAKTTWVLREDGSGTAEIFKNKLGEHATQLNVVTRIGHTESIKKAVEAGVGAACLSELAICREEEHGWLKGLAIKDINMRRQLSIIQHKDKTTTRLMDEFLHFCRILAECGLGRECLSSPKKLNELLNMRAEKKKQQES; encoded by the coding sequence ATGGCTATCACGCTCAGACAATTTCAAATATTCATAGCTGTAGCAGAAACGAAACAGGTCACCCGAGCCAGTAAAAAACTTTTCCTCACCCAATCTGCTGTCAGCATGGCCCTTGCTGAACTGGAAAATCAGCTGGGAGGACCGCTTTTTGACCGTCATGGTCGCAGTCTATTGCTCAACGACCGTGGCCGCTACCTGCTGCCAATGGCCAAAAACATCACCAATCAGGTCCGCAATATTGAGGCCCTGCTGAGCGAGCAAAAAGAAACCATTGCTGGCTCCCTGGAGATCATCGCCAGCTCGACCATCGGCAACTATGTCCTGCCCTACCCCATTGCCCTTTTTATGCGCATGCATCCAGAGGCACATATCAATATGATGGTGGACAACACCAAGCAGGCGGAACGCCTTGTAGCGCAAGGGGTTATGGACCTCGGTTTTGTTGAGGGCGGCATTACAGACGAAGCTGTTCGCTTAACTCCCTGGTTTGAGGATGAACTCCGTATTATCGTGAGCTCCTCACATCCCCTTGCCGATCAAAAGCGTTTTGTCCTCCCGGATGATCTTGCCAAAACAACCTGGGTTCTTCGTGAGGATGGCTCCGGCACAGCAGAAATTTTCAAGAATAAACTCGGAGAACATGCTACGCAGCTCAACGTGGTCACACGAATCGGGCATACAGAATCCATAAAAAAAGCTGTTGAGGCTGGAGTCGGAGCGGCCTGCCTCTCAGAACTGGCTATCTGCCGGGAAGAAGAGCACGGTTGGCTCAAGGGCCTTGCCATCAAAGATATTAATATGCGCCGGCAGCTCTCAATAATCCAGCATAAGGATAAGACCACAACCCGCCTGATGGATGAATTCCTCCATTTCTGCCGAATTCTGGCCGAATGCGGCTTGGGTCGAGAATGCCTTTCTTCACCAAAGAAGCTCAACGAACTGCTGAATATGAGAGCAGAAAAGAAGAAACAACAAGAAAGCTAA
- a CDS encoding cytochrome c biogenesis protein CcdA, translated as MKVQERYSFRNMLDSKKIFSFFIVLLLLTLGQECRAASTAEASSTGEAVNVRAIWSVTAAHPGDQAVLAVVLHVNKDFHINADERQILPVEDLKLFPTKITVTGAYKGLKIESPLYPAAKPLKVPYLSDRVMSFKGKTVVYLPVRLEKNVPAGEQAGLSIRVQYQPCSEEYCLLPEKLELETSLSVVNTDTVTEKINQELFADYQPGVGVSQDVPERIAFGLFGWTFSVDGSSFGGLVLLLLIAAFGGMLLNFTPCVLPLIPIKIISLSYAAKNRRQCILLGLFMSLGVLVFWLGLGVLIALVSGFSATNQLFQYPVFTITVGLVIAIMAGGMFDFFSLQLPAFVYMIHPEQDTLKGSFGLGILAAVLSTPCTAPFMGAAAAWAATQPPASTLAVFVSIGIGMAFPYFLLSVSPHLVSKMPKTGPASVLVKQVMGLFMLAAAAYFVGIGVEVLLSSPADPPGKVYWWPVMCFVFCAGGWTAWRTWKIASRKKLKYFFIVLGLLIMLASSVGVVRLTHTGPIDWTYYTTLRLEQAREERKTVVMVFTAEWCLNCKVLEKSILDNPKVIELLSDERVVPMKVDITGNNPEGKDKLKEVGSLTIPLLIVLDGEGKQVYKSDYYTAQQVLDAVQKTLQ; from the coding sequence GTGAAAGTTCAAGAACGGTATTCTTTTCGAAATATGTTGGATAGCAAAAAAATATTTTCCTTCTTCATTGTCCTGCTCCTCTTGACCCTCGGTCAGGAATGTCGAGCTGCATCTACGGCAGAGGCTTCTTCGACCGGAGAAGCAGTTAATGTGCGGGCCATTTGGTCAGTCACTGCAGCTCATCCTGGAGACCAGGCTGTCCTTGCCGTTGTGCTCCACGTGAATAAGGACTTTCATATTAATGCCGATGAACGGCAGATCCTTCCGGTGGAAGATCTCAAACTCTTCCCAACCAAGATCACGGTGACCGGGGCGTATAAGGGACTCAAGATAGAGTCGCCTCTCTATCCGGCAGCAAAACCTCTCAAAGTTCCGTATTTGTCTGACCGGGTGATGTCCTTTAAGGGAAAGACGGTTGTCTATCTTCCTGTACGTCTGGAAAAGAATGTGCCTGCTGGAGAGCAAGCTGGATTGAGCATTCGAGTGCAGTACCAGCCCTGTTCCGAAGAATATTGTCTGCTCCCGGAGAAATTGGAGCTTGAGACGAGCCTGTCTGTTGTTAATACCGATACGGTGACGGAAAAAATTAATCAGGAGCTCTTTGCAGACTACCAACCCGGCGTCGGCGTAAGCCAGGATGTGCCCGAGAGAATAGCCTTTGGCCTGTTTGGATGGACCTTTTCCGTTGATGGATCTTCCTTTGGTGGGCTGGTCTTGCTCCTCCTCATTGCTGCATTCGGTGGCATGTTGCTCAATTTTACTCCCTGTGTCCTGCCCCTGATTCCTATCAAGATTATCAGTCTGTCCTATGCAGCTAAAAATCGGCGACAGTGTATCCTGCTTGGGCTCTTTATGTCCCTGGGAGTCCTGGTGTTCTGGCTCGGCTTAGGTGTTCTGATTGCGCTGGTCAGCGGGTTCAGCGCTACTAATCAGCTTTTTCAGTACCCGGTCTTCACCATTACGGTGGGGCTTGTCATTGCCATTATGGCAGGGGGCATGTTTGATTTCTTTTCCCTGCAATTACCAGCCTTCGTCTATATGATACATCCTGAACAGGATACCCTGAAAGGGTCATTTGGTTTGGGTATTTTGGCTGCTGTTCTTTCCACTCCCTGTACCGCTCCTTTTATGGGTGCTGCTGCTGCCTGGGCCGCCACCCAGCCACCGGCATCGACTCTGGCTGTCTTTGTCTCTATAGGTATCGGGATGGCCTTCCCCTACTTTTTGCTCTCTGTTTCACCTCATTTGGTGAGTAAAATGCCAAAAACCGGGCCTGCCAGTGTTCTGGTCAAGCAGGTTATGGGCTTGTTTATGTTGGCTGCTGCTGCTTATTTTGTCGGGATCGGCGTGGAGGTATTGCTGTCTTCCCCTGCTGATCCGCCAGGTAAGGTTTACTGGTGGCCGGTTATGTGCTTCGTATTTTGTGCAGGCGGCTGGACAGCGTGGCGCACCTGGAAGATTGCCTCTCGCAAGAAGCTGAAATACTTTTTTATTGTGCTTGGCTTGCTGATTATGCTGGCTTCCAGTGTCGGGGTGGTTCGGCTGACCCACACCGGTCCCATTGATTGGACCTATTATACAACCTTGCGCCTTGAGCAGGCCCGGGAAGAACGGAAGACCGTTGTTATGGTCTTTACTGCTGAGTGGTGCCTGAACTGTAAGGTGTTGGAAAAGAGTATTCTGGATAATCCTAAGGTTATTGAGCTCCTGAGTGATGAACGGGTCGTGCCTATGAAGGTGGATATCACGGGCAATAACCCGGAAGGGAAGGATAAGCTGAAGGAAGTGGGCAGTCTCACCATTCCGCTCCTGATTGTTCTGGATGGAGAGGGAAAACAAGTGTATAAGAGTGATTATTATACTGCTCAACAGGTCCTTGATGCGGTGCAAAAGACCTTGCAGTGA
- a CDS encoding carboxypeptidase-like regulatory domain-containing protein has product MITLKTVPTVFAFFTLLALLPISSLSAEPQESNLTAFTTGSIAGKVTDEAGTGIDQIYVTLYSSSSSVTILQTVKTGSDGSYVLSDLAEGSYKIQFHGIRYQTVYLEEWYNDKSGFDTAEAVTVTASSLAVTNIDAELALGGSITGRVTDEAGNGIADVSIYAYNSSSWITTYKGHVHTESDGSYTIPGLPNGSYKLSFDGSNYANEWYPNSCTFAQAYAVAVTAPQTTSNIDAVLSAGGNIAGRVTDKEGKGIEGIDVAAVEAVTGDWGGSVRTDSEGYYTLSHLFTGTYRIEFSAGRVNAETGTNYIGTYYNDKKGFFISDPVSVVAPETSSNINAVLGVGGSISGRVTDSEGQGISSVDVSVYDSSSYSRYGAIVERSGTDTEGNYMVRGVPTGPHKVQFNTYIKNFDNDNNYANAWYSGGRSFADADIVQVTAPDTVTSGVDAVLTDGGSVSGTVTDKFGHGIADIFVYAYADGSSPLGYGFTDLDGKYTIPGLPEGSYAILFDSFTRNVIGGDRCIDEWYSDKIDFFHADSVTVIAPKITTSGIDAVLQRTGNALVPILQLLLL; this is encoded by the coding sequence ATGATTACTCTTAAAACCGTACCTACCGTTTTTGCCTTTTTTACATTACTTGCTTTGCTACCGATATCCTCCTTATCCGCTGAACCGCAAGAATCCAACCTGACCGCATTTACCACAGGAAGTATTGCCGGGAAAGTAACCGATGAGGCCGGAACCGGTATTGATCAGATATACGTTACGCTTTACAGCAGCAGTTCTTCGGTAACCATCCTTCAAACAGTCAAAACGGGAAGTGATGGCAGCTATGTGCTCTCCGATCTAGCAGAGGGTTCGTATAAAATTCAATTTCATGGAATACGGTATCAGACTGTTTACCTTGAAGAATGGTATAATGACAAAAGTGGCTTTGATACTGCCGAGGCCGTAACAGTGACTGCGTCTTCTCTTGCTGTCACTAATATTGATGCGGAGCTTGCCCTTGGCGGGAGTATTACTGGCAGAGTAACAGATGAAGCCGGGAATGGTATCGCAGACGTTTCCATATATGCCTACAACAGCTCCTCTTGGATAACCACATACAAAGGACATGTACATACAGAATCGGATGGAAGCTATACTATACCAGGGCTGCCGAACGGTTCTTATAAGCTCTCCTTTGACGGCAGTAATTATGCCAATGAGTGGTACCCGAACAGTTGCACATTTGCTCAGGCCTATGCTGTTGCCGTAACAGCTCCGCAGACAACTTCTAATATTGATGCCGTACTTTCTGCGGGCGGTAATATAGCGGGCAGAGTAACAGATAAGGAGGGAAAAGGTATTGAGGGGATTGATGTCGCCGCCGTTGAAGCTGTTACAGGTGATTGGGGCGGGAGTGTACGGACAGACAGTGAAGGATATTATACCTTGTCTCATCTCTTTACCGGAACGTACCGGATTGAGTTCAGTGCAGGTCGTGTGAACGCAGAGACAGGAACCAACTATATCGGGACGTACTATAACGACAAGAAAGGTTTTTTCATTTCAGATCCAGTTTCTGTCGTTGCCCCGGAAACAAGCTCGAATATTAATGCTGTCCTCGGGGTGGGCGGGAGTATATCTGGCAGAGTAACAGACAGCGAAGGGCAAGGAATATCCTCAGTTGATGTATCAGTATATGACAGTTCATCATATTCGAGATATGGAGCTATTGTAGAACGAAGCGGTACAGATACCGAAGGCAACTATATGGTGAGAGGAGTGCCAACAGGACCTCACAAAGTACAATTTAATACATATATAAAAAATTTTGATAATGATAATAATTATGCCAATGCGTGGTACAGCGGAGGGAGAAGTTTTGCTGATGCGGATATCGTTCAGGTCACTGCGCCTGATACTGTAACCTCCGGGGTTGATGCCGTATTGACTGACGGAGGAAGCGTATCCGGGACAGTGACCGACAAATTCGGACATGGCATAGCCGATATTTTTGTCTATGCGTATGCGGACGGTTCCTCGCCCCTCGGGTACGGTTTTACGGATCTTGACGGTAAATACACCATCCCCGGTCTGCCTGAAGGAAGCTATGCCATATTATTTGATTCCTTTACTCGTAATGTAATCGGCGGTGACCGTTGTATTGATGAATGGTATAGTGATAAAATAGATTTTTTTCATGCGGATTCGGTGACAGTGATTGCACCAAAGATCACCACATCAGGTATTGATGCTGTTCTGCAACGAACGGGAAATGCTCTTGTGCCGATACTTCAGCTTTTGTTGCTGTAA
- a CDS encoding RHS repeat domain-containing protein produces the protein MREAGTATVLTTGYSYDELNRLTGITDPGSAVPNTIFSYDAHDNRTSVTDSGAVEPWRPSSSTMILAVGRVVTAWTAAGPFIRITLNQ, from the coding sequence CTGCGGGAAGCCGGAACAGCTACCGTCCTGACCACAGGATACAGCTATGACGAACTGAACCGGTTGACCGGTATCACTGATCCCGGTTCCGCTGTGCCGAACACGATCTTCAGCTACGATGCGCACGATAACCGGACCTCTGTCACAGACAGTGGAGCCGTGGAGCCGTGGAGACCGAGTTCGAGTACGATGATTTTGGCCGTCGGAAGAGTCGTTACAGCCTGGACAGCGGCTGGACCTTTTATACGTATTACCCTGAATCAATAG